A region of Lycium barbarum isolate Lr01 chromosome 1, ASM1917538v2, whole genome shotgun sequence DNA encodes the following proteins:
- the LOC132610400 gene encoding uncharacterized protein LOC132610400 — MKGIMRFGKRGKLNPRYLSPFEVLRRVGDVAYELAFPPGLSSGHLFFHVSMLKKYHSYGSHIVRWDSVLLDENLSYKEDPIAILDWQVRKLRSKEIALVNI, encoded by the coding sequence ATGAAGGGTATTATGCGATTTGGGAAGAGGGGTAAGTTGAACCCGAGGTACCTTAGCCCATTTGAGGTTCTCCGTCGAGTTGGAGATGTTGCGTATGAGTTGGCTTTTCCACCAGGCCTGTCAAGTGGTCATCTGtttttccatgtgtccatgctgaagAAGTATCATTCTTATGGTTCTCATATAGTTCGTTGGGATTctgtgttgcttgatgagaatctaTCTTATAAGGAGGATCCTATAGCGATTCTGGATTGGCAGGTTAGGAAgctgaggtcgaaagagattgctttGGTCAACATTTAA